A single window of Nicotiana sylvestris chromosome 5, ASM39365v2, whole genome shotgun sequence DNA harbors:
- the LOC104246245 gene encoding uncharacterized protein, translating to MRTLCPNLDREDGLETVLEVPIPEEMFVDSYKHKSWQNMKSWIKSHSINTDHKSIHASVFGGRNAEIQLLLGVVAAPLIPHPIRCDHSVNKKINDHPIEASMAKYIVQQYIAAAGGEHALNSIDSMYAMGKVKMVASEFIEGDGLGLNNGKVMKIKSAKNGQGEMGGFVLWQKNPDLWSIELVLSGCKISAGSDGSVAWRQSPWHHSHASRGPARPLRRSLQGLDPKSTADLFSNSICVGEKTLNAEDCFILKLEADPSTLKARSSSNVEIMRHTIWGYFSQRTGLLVQLEDTHLLKLKSPKNDVFWETTMESFIQDYRTIDGVNIAYAGKTSVSLFRFGENSEGHTRTRMEEIWTIEEVDFNIKGLSLDCFLPPSDLKKEDEDCGVVMNHDITKNSRLEFKNHVNTHKLVNAGKSAAKIVAIDENSED from the exons ATGAGGACTTTGTGCCCTAATTTGGATAGAGAAGATGGGCTTGAAACTGTACTTGAAGTTCCTATTCCTGAAGAAATGTTTGTTGATTCATATAAACATAAGTCATGGCAAAACATGAAATCTTGGATCAAATCTCATAGTATTAATACTGATCATAAATCAATTCATGCTTCGGTTTTTGGTGGTAGAAATGCTGAGATTCAACTCTTACTTGGTGTTGTTGCAGCTCCTTTGATTCCTCATCCTATTCGTTGTGATCACTCTGTCAATAAAAAGATTAATGATCATCCCATT GAGGCTTCAATGGCGAAATATATAGTGCAACAATACATAGCTGCCGCGGGAGGAGAACATGCTCTAAATTCCATTGATAGTATGTACGCGATGGGGAAGGTGAAGATGGTGGCGTCCGAATTTATTGAAGGAGATGGTCTAGGATTGAACAATGGTAAGGTGATGAAAATCAAGAGCGCGAAAAATGGGCAAGGTGAAATGGGAGGATTTGTATTGTGGCAAAAAAACCCTGATCTTTGGAGCATAGAATTGGTACTTTCAGGATGTAAAATTAGTGCAGGAAGTGATGGTAGTGTTGCTTGGAGGCAAAGTCCATGGCATCATTCTCACGCGTCTCGTGGTCCCGCTCGGCCTCTTCGTCGTTCCTTACAG GGTCTTGATCCAAAGTCCACTGCTGATTTATTCTCCAATTCTATTTGTGTTGGAGAAAAGACcttaaatgctgaagactgcttTATATTAAAGCTTGAAGCAGATCCTTCAACACTAAAGGCAAGAAGCAGCAGCAATGTAGAAATTATGAGACATACTATTTGGGGCTATTTTAGCCAAAGAACAGGCCTTTTGGTACAACTTGAAGATACTCATCTTCTTAAACTAAAATCCCCTAAAAATGATGTCTTTTGGGAAACAACAATGGAATCATTTATTCAAGATTATCGAACAATCGATGGTGTTAACATTGCATATGCTGGTAAAACATCTGTTTCTTTATTCAGATTCGGCGAAAATTCAGAAGGTCATACTAGGACTAGAATGGAAGAAATTTGGACAATTGAAGAAGTTGATTTTAATATAAAAGGACTTTCTTTGGATTGTTTTTTACCACCTAGTGATTtgaagaaagaagatgaagattgTGGGGTTGTTATGAATCATGATATAACCAAGAATTCAAGGTTGGAATTCAAGAATCATGTCAATACTCATAAATTAGTGAATGCTGGTAAAAGTGCAGCCAAAATTGTGGCTATTGATGAAAATTCAGAAGACTAA